A genomic stretch from Paraburkholderia dioscoreae includes:
- a CDS encoding TauD/TfdA dioxygenase family protein, whose protein sequence is MSLDIEPAHPTIAARIRGLDLRQPFSDEQVDEIGQASAIYPVLIFPNQLIDDAQLMAFSQNFGPLQPVVSFHTAKADHRLSPMVSDISNLDKNNRTFPAGDRRRMNFLSSRRWHTDGSYLPTPNRYSMLLAYTVARVGGQTQFADMRAAYDALPAEWLELVEDLTLEHNVMHSRAVAGFTDFDEEERRRFPATHKKLVRRHPVSGRLSLYLSGHASHVVGWPIPEGLDLLRELTEFATQPQFVYTHEWSVRDLVMWDNRSLMHRARRHFPDTDVREMHRASTIDDLTWVRPKTIALAG, encoded by the coding sequence ATGAGCCTGGATATCGAACCTGCCCATCCAACAATCGCAGCGCGCATTCGCGGTCTGGATCTGCGCCAGCCGTTCAGCGACGAACAGGTCGATGAAATCGGCCAGGCAAGCGCCATTTACCCTGTGCTGATCTTCCCCAATCAGTTGATCGACGACGCGCAGCTGATGGCGTTCAGTCAGAACTTCGGTCCGCTGCAGCCGGTGGTTTCGTTTCATACGGCGAAAGCCGATCATCGGCTCTCGCCGATGGTGTCGGACATCTCCAACCTCGACAAGAACAACCGGACGTTCCCCGCCGGCGACCGGCGCCGGATGAATTTCCTGAGCAGCCGGCGCTGGCACACGGACGGTTCCTATCTGCCCACGCCGAACCGCTATTCGATGCTGCTCGCGTATACGGTCGCACGCGTTGGCGGGCAGACGCAGTTCGCCGACATGCGCGCGGCGTACGACGCGCTGCCCGCCGAGTGGCTGGAGCTCGTCGAAGACCTGACGCTGGAGCACAACGTGATGCATTCGCGCGCGGTGGCCGGCTTCACGGATTTCGACGAAGAAGAACGGCGGCGCTTTCCGGCGACCCATAAAAAACTGGTGCGGCGGCATCCGGTTTCCGGACGCCTGTCGCTGTACCTGTCCGGACACGCATCGCATGTCGTCGGCTGGCCGATTCCGGAAGGACTCGATCTGCTGCGCGAGCTGACCGAATTCGCCACGCAGCCGCAGTTCGTCTACACGCACGAGTGGTCGGTCCGCGACCTCGTGATGTGGGACAACCGTTCGCTGATGCATCGCGCGCGCCGTCATTTTCCTGATACCGACGTGCGCGAGATGCATCGCGCCTCCACCATCGACGACCTCACGTGGGTCC